A segment of the Polyodon spathula isolate WHYD16114869_AA chromosome 17, ASM1765450v1, whole genome shotgun sequence genome:
aaagagaccaaagataaccctgaaggagctgcaaagctccacagcggagattggagtatctgtccataggaccactttaagccgtacactccacagagctgggctttatggaagagtggccagaaaaaagccattgcttaaagaaaaaaataagcaaacacgtttggtgttcgccaaaaggcatgtgggagactccccaaacatatggaagaaggtactctggtcagatgagactaaaattgagctttttggccatcaaggaaaacgctatgtctggcgcaaacccaacacctctcatcaccccgagaacaccatccccacagtgaagcatggtggtggcagcatcatgctgtggggatgtttttcatcggcagggactgggaaactggtcagaattgaaggaatgatggatggcgctaaatacagggaaattcttgagggaaacctgtttcagtctcccagagatttgagactgggatggaggttcaccttccagcaggacaatgaccctaagcatactgctaaagcaacactcgagtggtttaaggggaaacatttaaatgtcttggaatggcctagtcaaagcccagacctcaatccaattgagaatctgtggtatgacttaaagattgctgtacaccagcagaacccatccaacttgaaggagctggagcagttttgccttgaagaatgggcaaaaatcccagtggttagatgtgccaagcttatagatacataccccaagagacttgcagctgtaattgctgcaaaaggtggctctacaaagtattgactttgggggggtgaatacttatgcacgctcaagttttctgtttttttttttttgtcttatttcttgtttgtttcacaataaaaaatattttgcatcttcaaaggggtaggtatgttgtgtaaatcaaatgatacaaactcccaaaaaatccattttaattccaggttgtaaggcaacaaaataggaaaaatgccaaggggggtcaatgctttcgcaagccactgtaagcaTGAAAATTCAAGttcctgtgtcctgggtctaaTTTTAAAGGAGCACATGAACCGCAGCAAGTGAGCctgcacaaatatatatatatatatatatatatatatatgatatatatatatatagtatctatatatatatatatatatatatacacacacacacacagtgcctatagaaagtctacagccccttgaactttttcacattttgttgtgtcagtacctcagagtttcatgcatttaaatgaggattttttcaacctatctacacaccatactccacactgttaaggggaaaagttttcattgagaaaaattatatattaaaaatacaaaactgaaagattataattggataagtctccacccccctgagtttatacttggtggaaacacctttggcagcaattacagccatgagtctgttgggataggtctctaccaactttgcaaacctagatttggcaatatttgatcattctttaaactgttcaagcactgtcaagttccttggggactgttgatggacaacaatcttcaagtcattctacacatttttgattggatttagatcaggcctctgactaggccactcaaggacatttacctttttgttccttagccaatccagtgtagctttggcagtgtgctttgggtcgttccCATGcggaaaggtgaacttctgtcccagtttcagctttcttgcagagggcagcaggttttcctcaaggacttctctgttctttgctccattcatttacccttctgtcctgacaagtcccccagtccctgctgaagagaaacatccccataacatgatgctgccaccaccatgcttcacaatagggatggtgttccttGGGTGATGCGATGTGTTAGGCTTGCggcaaacataacgctttgcatttaggccacaaagttccattttagttttgtcagaccacaaaaagttttgccatatggctacagaatctcccgagtgttttttttttttttttttgcatacttcaaaacgggattcaaggtgggctttcttgagtaatggcttctttcttgccaccctaccatacaggcaagattcatggagtgcttgggatattgttgtcacatacacactttgaccagtcttggccagaaaagcctgtagctcttgcaaagttgccattgacctcttgttagcctctctgatcagtctccttcttgttcggtcatccagtttggagggacggcctgatctaggcagggtcttggtggtgccacacaccttccacttcttaataatcgtcttgaccgtgctccaagggatattcaaggcctttgatttttttttatacccatcccctgatctgatctgtgcctttcaataactttgtccagGAGTGCTTTTGAAatcgccttggtgctcatggttgagtctttcctttgaaatgcactacccagccaagggaacctacaggaactgctcaatttatcctgaaatcatgtgaatcactacaatttaacacagttggagaccgttaacttggtgtgtgattttgaaggcgattggttacacctgagctaatttagaattgctattacaagggggggtggacacttatccaaccaagctatttcagtttttatttttaattaattttctacaaatttctataattttttttcacttggaaattgtggggtaggatgtgtaaataaatgggaaaaaaaagcactttaattccaggctataaggcaaaagatgaaaattttgaaagggggtgtagactttctataggcactgatatatatatacacacacagtgcaacacacacagtggctttcaaaagtattcaaacccctaaccaattctctcatattactgaattacaaatggtgcattgaaatttcgttctgttcgatattttattttaaaacacttaaactcaaaatcaattattgttagatgacactggttttatgttgggaaatattttttaagaaaaataaaaaactgaaatatcttgcttgcataagtattcaacccccatacattaatatttggtagagccacctttcgctgcaataacagctttaagtcttttggagtaagtatgtaccagctttgcacacagtgtcggagtgactTTGGCCCATTCtacttggcagatttgctccaggttgttcaggttggttggacgacgcttgtggtccgcaattttcaaatagtgcctgtagcaggggagatctgtgctgactctgctggcgtgttcacagtactgcaggaagagggcggcagtcgtccaacaacagcctgtgagtcatggcagtgacacagggaggtgggaaagtgggtggactttccccctctctgaatggctgggaggcgagtcttgggagattgctaacCCTACAGAAAAAtgctgttgtttcctcaggtctgcccttttaaacgcgccgagagtgcggaagcgctggtccacgaccgagaaccagtcggagagaatggaacgcagattctcttgcagtattttcctgtattttgctccatccattcttccttcaattgtaacaagatgcccagtccctgctgaagagaagcatccccacagcatgatgctgccaccaccatacttcactgtacggatggtgtgtcttgaggcatgggcagtgttaggtttgcgccacacatagcgctttgagttttggccaaagagctctattttggtctcatctcaccacaaaaccttttcctacatcgcagctgggtcactctcatgctttctggcaaactccagacatgctttcagatggtactttttgagtaacggcttctttcttgccaccctcccatacaggccagtgttatgtagagctcttgatatggttgactggtgcaccattactccactcccaggcactgaactctgtagctccttcaaagtgattgttggcctctctgtggcttctctcacaagtctccttcttgtttgagcgctgagttttgagggacggccttttcttggcagtgcctgggtggtgtgatgcagcttccacttcctgattattgatctaactgtgctcactgggatatccaaacacttgaatattattttgtaccctttccctaatctctgcatttgtattactttatctctagcttctgtagaatgctctttggtcttcatttttcttcagattcacagccttaccaatgatccttcaacagtggggtttttatccagaaaatgtgacagcaactttaatggttcacaggtggaggccaatggtaagggaagtgtgtcctcgttagggcaatttcttccatcgatgcaaactgggagcttccacagcacaggggttgaatacttatccaTGTtttcaaggatttgcttgtatttagcgccatccgtTTTGCCCTCTaacctgacaagcttcccagtccctgctgatgaaaagcatcctcatagcatgaagttgccaccaccatgcttcacagtacggATGGTGTTACCcgagtgatgtgctgtgttgggtttgcactaGACACAACGCtgtgcatttaggccaaatagttccatttttgtttcatcggaccacagaatcttttgccacatcttttcagagtctcccacttgcctttttgcaaattccaagcaggattttacatgggcttccttcttgccactcttccattaaggccagatttgtggagtacctcagctattgttgacacatggacagtttctcccaccTCAGCCATGGAatactgtaggtcttttagagttgtcattggcctcttggtggcttctctgaccaatgccgttcttacccggctgctaagtttgggaggatggcctgctctaagcagattctgggtgctgccgtataccttccacttcttaatggtcgacttaactgtgctccaaaggatattcaatgcctttgaaatctttttatgcccctcccctgatctgtgccttttcacaactttatcctggagtgttgtgaaagctccttggtcttcacagtagtatctttgctttgaatgcactacccaactgagggacattacagagacaggtgtatttaatcttaaatcatgtgaaccacttgtattgcacacagatggactcaatTTAACTTACCGTGGAAATTCTgaacaattggttgcacctgagcttatttaggagtgtcatagcaaagggggtgaatacttatctaatgaagacttttcaggtttttattttgaattgatttgttttttcaaccccccattttttcacacattgaaagtgttgagtacattgtgtaaatcaaagtataaagaaaaaatcacacacacacacacacacacacacacagtgtgatgAATAATAAATACCTCTTTAATAGCCATCTGTGAAGTTTTGAGTTCAAAGCTCATCTCAGTAGCTGGAACCATATTTCTTGACTGCAaaatataactataaaaaaataagtactaTTATGACATATAAAcataacatacaataaaaaacagtggAAGAGGTCAGCAAAACTAGTCAGGCTTAGGGGTTAATTTCACATAAAATTCCAATGAATATCCTTACTGAGGTGCCCCCTCTACTTGGTAGGAAAACAAAACGAGTGTCACTATACCCCCACCAACCCATGTACTGAGTGCGTTGCCATTTACTAGTTTTCTCATCTACTCTACAGGTTTAGGCTTTATCTAAAAACACCATTTTCAAATTCACGTTCAGTAGTCATTTTgtgaaagacaaataaaaaaatgctgctgTTGCAAAGCAAAACAACTCACCTTACAGATAACATAAGAACTGATCGACAATAAGAGCTctcatataaacactaatactgtatcattacaaataataaaatcgaACTCTTTGGTCAGTGAAAGTTTAAACTTAAAGCTTTGAAAATACTTGCGTAAACAGCTGTGCAATCATTATGGGCATTCTTAAtgcaatttctgtgttttttaataatgtaagcCATTGTTAAGGAGTTTTTGTTCTAATTGCCACAGATCTAGGTAACAtagactagatcagccaaagtctCTGTAGTTGTAAAAGCCAGTACCTGTTATATCATAATGTTTGCAAACATTATCAAAAGATCAGAGAcattaaaaggaagaaaaaaatgtagaaattgCAATTTGACGCAACATATTCTAATAAAAGCAAGCCCACTTGAAATCTGGTGAAATTAGAAGCAAAAGAACAAAAGGTTAACATGAAACAAATGAGCCTTGCTTTTAATGCAGTATACTCACCAGCTGATGTTCTCCTTGTGCAGGAGAAAGAGGTTCCTGAGAGAGGTGAAAGCTCTGGCAGTGGAGTGCAGCACCATGCCGACAACGGACTGGCAGCATTCACACCGCAGGGGTTTATAGACACTGCAAACAAGAAGCAcaaccctttatttatttatcatttaccACGCATGAGCCAGACAGCATACAAGAAGTAGGTATTGTGGTGCTATGTACAATAGTGAGCACATTTATTAGAATACCTCAAGATTtatcatttatatcctttatacacctacctgcatgaaaacctgagtgggaatttcaattttcagtcagtaatcagggATATGGAAACAACATAAACGTTTGTGTGCAAACATTAGAccagtttatattttaattaggcATATTAAACCatttctaaaaagtctcatgcattttccaatgttgtgttccttttctcttactattttaaattaattgtatctGTGGCCTATTACAGCCATCAATAAAGTTAGACAATAACTAATTTGTCTGTTTTCACAATGTTCCAAGATTTGATTTAATTTCAGatgcacaataaataaaaactacagaagcaattgggtgttctaataaatgtgcatacTACTGTATTTGTGACCTATTTTGAGAAAACTCATAAACCAGGGGTAATGATTACACTTGACCTGCACCCAGTTCTGATTTTTAGAACTGCCTTGTTGAAAAATGTTGCTATAAATCAACAGCACACTGTGCAACTTGTAATACATCTCACCTGCATCAGTATGTCttcaattcattatttaattcatGCAGGAAACTGCGACTATGAATAGGTCTAGTACGGGCTTAAGTGAGAGAGAAAGAACTTCATGCAAAATACTTACCATCCAGAGACTTTTCCTTGCAATCCAAACTGCAGCTCATCttctaccaccacatcattagtAACTTCTAAAAACATTATAATGTTACTGGacaaggagtttaaaaaaaaaaaaaaagtaaacatgaaattgcaagctgaaatggtttatgCAATATTAGCTTTTGCAGGGACAGCAGATTGGAAAATGTATACAAACTTCCCTCACAAGGATGCCTATGTATGTTGTATGCCTGTCACAAAAACATAGAACTGAAAATCCTAAATGGGGGAATATTGAACCTGAGCATGCCTGCTATGACAAGGACGTTTGGGggtagactggatgctgtcagtGTGGGTAGTCGGTATTAAAAAGTGTAACAAAATACTTGCTACATAATAATAAGAGTAGAGTACAAATCACCAAGGCAGGAGTCACCTTAATGCACTGGggaaaattcattaaaacaaggacCTAACAGCTTTGGACTGTCTTGCTGGGTAAATCCCAGGGCTACTAAAGATAGCTTGTAGGACACCGAACCTATTTAGCCTCGACAAATAATGACCAGGGTAGACTTAAGGACATGGTTAGTCAATTCTGGAGACAGGTCAACGCAAAGCAGATTTAGGAGGGATGAACAAAAGTAACCAGACTACAGCAAGTAAGCAAGCGCAGCCACAATTTTGTATTAAACGagattgcaaataaaaacaatacgaGCAATTGTGTACATAAAATTGCACAGtaaaaaccaaaatatatatctatatatatatataaattatatatattatatatatatatattatatatatatatatatgagagaaaAAGACAGAGAAAGGAACAGCCACTTACTGAGGCAGATAATCACGTTCAGTCGTTTGTCGTCGCCGCACGTATTAACAGAATCCCCCAGCACTGTATTGCAGTGGCTGCAGAGAAAAACAGAATGGGATGCTGTCTGGAGATCGTTCGGTACTTCGTAAGTGTTCTGTGAAATTCCAATGAGCAGGTTGTCGTCACCCTGTCGAAAATGCTGCTTTTTGACTTTGTTGTAGCACTGACTGCTCACAGTTTTATCATAGAAAAGCTCATCTGACACATCATAAGTGACATTTGGTAAAACCATCCCCGGCACTTCGTGGTCTTGCataaaatatttcccagcattcTGGCTAATTGCGTGTTCACCGACTACAGTTTCTTCGCAAGTACCTCCAAATACAGGAGTAACGTAGGTATTTTTTCGAGAggtctttttttctgtgtttataatGATATTGGACAATCTGGTATTTATATTGCGTTGTGCAGAACTCTTACTAACAGCCATATCTTGCAGTTCTCGGGCACATTTTAAACCAAACCAGTCCAGCCGCTCTCAACATTAAACCTTAAGTTTTTTCCGTCATTAAactccttaaaccaatcagagaCAAAGAAGACAGCGTTTGCTTCCTGTTTTCAATCTGACGCAACCAACAATTGTAAGTGTGGGTTGGGTACAAGCAAGACAATTTTAACCAATAGCGTGCTTGGCTTGcctttttttgaatttttttttttttttgtaacggcTCGGCGCGTAGATTCAGATGGTGAAGTGTTCACAGAATAACTACAAGGAGCGGGGTTTTGTTGTTTGCCAAATTCCattacaaacataaaaatattaGTAAAATGGACATGGATTTGGAGTCCCTGAAATACGCGGAATTGCAGCGACTTGCAAAGGATGTTGGTCTTAAAGCCAATATGaaggtacagtaaatatttagTGTTGCGAGTATGAATAATAAACCAATCGTATTCTGTTGACATGCAGACAGTTCATAGTTGTCCAATAGTGCAATTCAGTATGGGTTAacctaataaataattacatggaATTTCAGATACGCTGAATTAGATTAGAAGAGGGGGATAAGAGCCGATGTTTACAATACATCATTTCTAATTTCCAGCAAAAGCAATACAATCATATTGTTTATATTCTAATTTATCTTGACCGTCAGTTCAACCAGCGGCTGTCATCATCAGCAGCACTTATTAAGTTACACAATGTAACTATTTACAATTGAAAAATatctgtattcatttaattaCATCTTCTAAATAGTTCCTTACTTGTTTATAATATATTGCTATGAATTAATTGTGGGTTATGTGTCTTGTATTGTTtctgaaactatttatttatcaggttttattaatACTTTTTTCAAGCAAGCAAAATTGCCCATCTGCCTGGCAAGCAGGACTTTATTTGTCAAAGAAAAATCTGTCATCATGTGGCATCACATGGAAGCTAAtgaactgattttgttttgtactgtgaatgttgtgagctttttttaaaaaacaaacaaacaattaagtAGTGTCTCCTATGCATCAATATAAATTACCAATgctattttgttaaaacattttatatatattttgtatgtggaTTGGTCTTAATAGATTTGTTGCGgtaatcaatcaatatttattttatatcgcacctttcatagtggaccacgcataatacattaaatacagtgaaatacaggtcatagtacattaaatacaaacaggaaaaaacaatgcaaatacattagaTACAGatactacattaaataaaagacTAGGACTTGAATTCTAAACATTGGGGATGTGTGTCAtaagaatcatacgaataagatggagtgaaaaacctgaaatagcaattcaGACAACAGCTAGTAACAGATATCAGactaaagagcattgaaagcaagagaatAATTGCGTCTTGAGATTTTATTTGAAGTGAGCGACTGGGAGCCACACACACTAAAtggaagagagttccagagagtctggGCCATGAAGCTAAGAGCGCACTCGGAGTGTGGTGCACCTTtgttgggtataacaagcaagcctgagtcagaggacctcagcttacatgcagggacatagcgggtcaggaggttggagagatactctggacctgtgtgatgaagggccttgagGGCAAGCAGGATCATTTTGGaccattttgaaccagctgcaatctgTTTATGGCgtgagtcgagaggagatgaatgcttGACAAAGTATCTGCagctgggagggaaaggtagggatgcgCCTTTGAGGTGTTTCAGAGGtagtagaaggaggatttgactacagaagagatttgggcatcaaaggagaggttactattcagaagtacaccaaggtttCGTACagtggggaaggcagcagcagacggTTTCCAAGTTTCAAGGCaacaatattgagattcttgtgttgagttttcgatcctactaaAATTCAGACTAAGTTGCAAAAAAGCATTCCTTTATTTAGACGAGTgatttttgttgcattttctttatGTTGTAAGGCAAATAACCCAGTTGGTCATTTGTAAAAAATATGAACCTTGCAAATCAACAATTTTCCGTAACGGGGCCTTGTGGGCTGTCAAAACGTTGTGCTTGATCAGTGTTATTAATTTTGGTAGACAGTATAGTTTCTGGCAATTGCATAAAGTGGGTTTAAATGTCAGGCAAGTTTCTGTGATCACTTTATGCGACTTGACCTTGTGGCAGGACTTTGTCCCAGCCATAGTGTTAGTTTGTCCACAActgctgatttattattataattagtagtagtattaatcagcagacacttttatccaaataTCTATTGTGTATTATGTCCACTAGTAAATAGAGGTGGCGTCACTTGACAAATGCAGTACATCAAATGCAGCATAATCAGGCCTCTACTGCTGAAGTATCAAACTTGCAACAACACTTTTAGCCCATTAGTTTTTGTTGTTGGGTCTTTGGTAGTTACTTTAACTGGAAAAACACTTAAGAACCTACAGTGATGTGCTGTATTGACAtgactttttttctctctctccataGGCTGAAAAGCTTCTGAAAGCTCTGAAGCAGCATTTTCATAAGCCCCAGCAGGATGAGGTTTCAAGAGAACATGTGAGAACAGGATTAGAGAGATGTCACATTACTCTAATCCTCTGGTTATGTTTAACAAGTTATGGTAGACCACAACTGTTTGTCACCTACAAGGCTAGTCCATAAAAAGCCAATACAGTAGTGATGGCCTCTCTTAATGTCAGTATTCCCCTGATTATGAAGAAATGTAGATTTGATGTTTAATAATTGTTGTCGGTATAAACGTCAAGACTAGGCTACTTACTactgaaatgtttagtttttttaatttattttgtccttagttataattatacaatacaCCTACTCTGTAGTGCAGcgtgtttttttctcctttgtctGTTATACTAATGTGACATTTTCATAGTTGGATTAAGTTCTTACCTGGTGATGTTTTTTGTCTCCACTAACCCACAGGAAGAACATATCAATATGGATACCACTTCTTCCACTGATTGTGGTGGTTTATACCTCAGTCAGAAGCAGCAGACTACTGAAACTACAGTATTTGCAACTAAATGCAGTAGACATGGGAGACAGGCTGCCAAAACCAAGGAAAGCAATCCTGAAAACAATAGTGAAGAGAGAACTGTGCTGCAAAAACAAGCTGAAAATGAATTAAAGGTAACTGGCAGGTTTTTGTAAGGTCTTTTGTTTGGTTGCTTTTTCTCTGGAACATTGTCGTCCTTGTACGGTTTTGGGATGGGTGTGGAAATATGAGTAATCGGTTAGGTGATTACTAGTCCTGACAAATTtaccaaatattttaatatagatttttagGGTTTATTGTAGCACAACTGATCAGGGTTTTTATACCATATGAATCCTCTTCAACAAAGCAATGTGATGTAAGTTATGGTACAGCTGGGCtttgttaatatgtacagtaataaaatattaaacaaatgaatTGTTGGCCTGAATTAAGTGAAGCCTCAAGAAATTGTAACTATGTAGGACTGTACCATAATGAATTGTGTTACCGGTATAGTAACTTCTTAAGCGTGTGCTCCATTTGTGTGTAAATACTAATGGAAAGCAGGTTGGACTGTATTTGCCGGGGGTAACTCAGTATATCAGATGATGCCACTGATTGGCTTTTACAGTTGGATGGTTCCCCTCACGTTGATCAAGGGAGGTTGAAAGTTAGGGGGCTTCTCCCctattaattagttttttttttttaaaggtgtgggATAAGAATTtggacaaaatatatataaaaaaaaaatataatatcataaaaattaataaattaatataataatataacggGGGGGTGGTGGTGCTAGCGGGGAGTGGGGGGGTTGTTGGTTGGTTTGATCGTGGGTGCTGAGAAGGGGGGGTGAGTTTAATTACATATAACCTTAGTCATAATTTTATTTTCCCAAACCTTTAGGCTAATGTTGGAGAAAAGGAGCAGACTGTGGGACAAAACCCAAACAAGAGGAAACGCTGCCTGATAGAGACAGTTTCTAGTGACACTGAAGCAGAGTTGGTAGAAAACTCACCCATCAAAGTTACAGCTGAAAATGAGAGagaaaaatgtgcagtttcaGAGACTGGTGCTGAGCAGGTGATCGAAAAAGGTAATGAGcgatttttatctttttaaatacatttcagagaaGGTCAATCAGTAGATAATATCAGGAGAACAAACAGAGGACATTTTTTCCCCTTGTGCAAACGTTGACAAACATCAACTGTAACTGCTATTACACACCATCAATGAGCCTTTCATATTGGAATATCatctttaatatatatacactgtatatgtttatttttgtatgtttactATAGAAAATTGTCAGACAATACATCCAGCTGGGAAGATTCCTCGACTTGCAGGGCTTCTAAATAGAAAAACTATAATGAAGCCAACAACTCCAAGTAAGAATCCAAATGTATCTGCTCTCCCTGAGTGCCTGGGTTATGTCACAGCAGTAATTTGTGTGttcttacattttttaacttgaaaaagaaaacagaaatgtaagCGTAGAGCACTGTAGACCATGGTGATGAAACATATCTGAATCTGGGGGTATATAAAAGAATCTGTCTCTGTCTGTattcatacatacatttttatatgtgcGTACATACAGTGGATAGGTCATGaaatctactttttcatgttgtTGAGGGCTCCGCTTTTGAATTTATCGCCATGGCAAGGGAttaatgtcactgacatgcttgttaaataataataaatacaaatgctaaACTTATGATAGTTTCCAAAGATTGAGTTATACTGTGGAAAATAAGTGTGATAATTGTGCTGAGTGCATTTTTCCTCACCTTCAgacttcaagaagctgcatgaaGCACATTTCAGTAAGCTGGAGTCCATTGATTCTTACATTCAGAGGAAGAACAAGCAAATAGAAGCCTTCAAACATTCTGTGAAAGAAGTCAAGGTaagtgctatttttcttttttcttctctgtcTGCAAAATATCCCTGTCAATCCAGATGCATGTTTGGATTTGCTTGGTTGTCAATCAACCATCACTTGAGCATTTGCtctagttaaataaaaaaaaaaacaagtacaaaatcTGGACAGCAaccaaacaaatgcatttaaaagagaaCGTCAtatgtttgtttacttgtttcTAAGTTTTCGAGGTGTACCTGCATTTGCATTGAATGTT
Coding sequences within it:
- the LOC121329736 gene encoding protein Mis18-beta-like produces the protein MAVSKSSAQRNINTRLSNIIINTEKKTSRKNTYVTPVFGGTCEETVVGEHAISQNAGKYFMQDHEVPGMVLPNVTYDVSDELFYDKTVSSQCYNKVKKQHFRQGDDNLLIGISQNTYEVPNDLQTASHSVFLCSHCNTVLGDSVNTCGDDKRLNVIICLKVTNDVVVEDELQFGLQGKVSGCVYKPLRCECCQSVVGMVLHSTARAFTSLRNLFLLHKENISCYILQSRNMVPATEMSFELKTSQMAIKELKQELVDLNNRLELVEQRLSHGLTQDANRTVEITRK
- the LOC121329845 gene encoding nucleolar and spindle-associated protein 1-like, yielding MDMDLESLKYAELQRLAKDVGLKANMKAEKLLKALKQHFHKPQQDEVSREHEEHINMDTTSSTDCGGLYLSQKQQTTETTVFATKCSRHGRQAAKTKESNPENNSEERTVLQKQAENELKANVGEKEQTVGQNPNKRKRCLIETVSSDTEAELVENSPIKVTAENEREKCAVSETGAEQVIEKENCQTIHPAGKIPRLAGLLNRKTIMKPTTPNFKKLHEAHFSKLESIDSYIQRKNKQIEAFKHSVKEVKITSEKANILKSSERRTPGQNSKKSLSNRSSSLFSPKTQEKKRTATPYNLHRSPRTSTNKPNMGVISTFKPTILSARKINVRFAEATKDNDHKRSLVRTPSRMSQYTEITKTPTGQSKRVKPSIDKPSSKLPVATPFKFEGATAGTPRTNKKNTVFDLKASLARPLAYQPHKGKLKPVEATKENKAVLNKPLNSSVCSHQKNYKQHPIQTRGERREKHFKDRKQKKDKILRARRGLAMN